A genomic window from Bacteroidia bacterium includes:
- a CDS encoding M48 family metallopeptidase: MNTILNVESISILDVDVEIYRKDIKNIHLRVYPPEGFVRATVPFDMDRDAIRLFLVKKLSWIRKQQEDFKKVERQTPRDFLKRESHYFLGQRYLLDVVEGNEKQQVIQKNKKTLELHIRPDASHLKAQEIMDAFYRNELKTIVSGLIEKWEPILKVHVSDWQVKKMRTRWGTCNPKKKRILINLELAKKPPRCIEYIVIHEMVHILERTHNDYFIELMDSFLPNWRALRHELNSLPVSHADWNY; this comes from the coding sequence ATGAACACCATACTGAATGTTGAATCAATTTCCATCCTTGATGTGGATGTTGAGATATACCGCAAGGATATCAAGAACATTCATCTGCGAGTCTATCCCCCCGAGGGATTTGTACGAGCAACAGTCCCTTTTGATATGGATAGAGATGCCATCAGGCTATTTTTGGTGAAGAAACTCAGCTGGATTCGAAAACAGCAGGAAGATTTTAAAAAGGTAGAACGACAGACTCCTAGAGACTTTCTGAAACGGGAGAGCCATTACTTCTTAGGACAACGGTACCTTCTAGATGTAGTTGAAGGCAACGAGAAACAACAGGTTATTCAGAAAAACAAGAAGACTCTTGAATTGCACATTAGACCAGATGCATCTCATCTTAAGGCTCAAGAAATTATGGATGCTTTTTATCGAAACGAACTAAAAACGATTGTTTCAGGTCTCATTGAGAAATGGGAACCGATTTTGAAAGTGCATGTCTCCGATTGGCAGGTAAAGAAGATGAGAACCAGATGGGGGACTTGTAACCCAAAGAAGAAAAGAATCTTGATAAACTTGGAATTGGCAAAGAAACCTCCCAGATGCATTGAATACATCGTTATTCATGAAATGGTTCATATATTGGAAAGAACCCATAATGACTATTTCATCGAGTTGATGGATTCGTTCCTCCCCAACTGGAGAGCATTGAGGCATGAACTGAATAGTCTACCTGTAAGCCATGCGGATTGGAATTATTAA